A genomic region of Litoribrevibacter albus contains the following coding sequences:
- a CDS encoding substrate-binding periplasmic protein — MLVFAAPAISVEKNVVLGSSEYPPFFSEHLPSGGVTTEIVVEAFKKVGYTTTVTFMPFARTLKEGQLGSIDGIIALWHTQQREQLFVFSDPLPPNLIGLYKKKNKHIRFKTLSDLTPYTIGTVRGYSNPPGFKEANLQIEAAGVDDQNLLKLDAERFDLALIDKWVAQYLIRSKFPHLERTLEWLEPPLETKYQYLVFSKRSKGHEQRLVDFNAGLRELKASGEYQSILIKHGFED, encoded by the coding sequence ATGTTGGTTTTTGCTGCGCCAGCGATATCGGTAGAGAAAAATGTGGTGCTAGGGTCATCTGAGTACCCACCGTTTTTTAGTGAACACCTTCCGAGTGGCGGAGTAACAACTGAAATTGTCGTGGAGGCTTTTAAAAAGGTTGGGTATACAACCACCGTGACATTTATGCCGTTCGCGAGGACTCTTAAGGAAGGGCAGTTGGGTAGTATTGATGGCATTATCGCTCTTTGGCATACGCAGCAGCGTGAACAATTGTTTGTTTTTTCTGATCCCCTTCCTCCAAATCTGATTGGGCTTTATAAGAAGAAAAACAAACATATCCGCTTTAAAACGCTTTCTGATTTGACTCCTTACACCATTGGCACTGTGAGAGGTTACTCCAATCCTCCTGGCTTTAAAGAAGCAAACCTACAGATTGAGGCAGCGGGGGTAGATGATCAAAATTTACTGAAGTTAGATGCTGAGCGCTTTGATTTGGCTCTCATCGACAAGTGGGTAGCCCAATACTTGATTCGCAGTAAGTTTCCGCACCTAGAGCGAACGTTGGAATGGTTGGAGCCGCCTTTAGAAACTAAATACCAATACCTAGTCTTTTCAAAACGCTCCAAAGGCCATGAACAACGTCTAGTTGACTTTAATGCTGGGCTTAGAGAACTGAAGGCGTCAGGCGAATATCAGTCAATTCTGATAAAGCATGGATTCGAGGATTGA
- a CDS encoding DUF3336 domain-containing protein: MKVSLSNKQLSNVQTYKEWLSLHESAKQSDSVTSDDSFESSRSFLTNHTERMKSLIHHSRLVDLSSFLDESLHQMVGELNNARLHQLCNSEVEAYLDTVTEGIQLLAKTALPNMTQEAKLERFSQVEKNFGRPALMLSGGGTFGIAHIGVVKSLFDQHLLPDIVSGTSMGSIAAGIIATHTDEELAELFNTPEKAHYQPLKPLPLKQKIKQGSWMDETQLKSCIESNIKPYTFAEAYQKTGRSVSITVSPTRPGQKPRILNHLTAPDVLITTASKASCSVPGLFPPASLKAKRSGTNEAEQDYLPSETWCDGAIASDIPRQRISRLFNVNYFIVSQANPHILPFVTQRQKPGISALIKDAAISSLVSQGNAMIKLAQRRITRQPFNASLSYAELLLDQDYLGDITIHPEFPIGWYKKFMINPNEEELKFLILKGEQATWPHLQMIRNQTRISNTLRACIQEMKKD, translated from the coding sequence ATGAAAGTTTCCCTATCAAATAAGCAATTATCTAATGTGCAAACCTATAAAGAATGGCTATCACTGCATGAATCAGCCAAGCAATCGGATAGCGTCACAAGTGATGATAGCTTCGAGTCTTCCCGGTCTTTCTTAACCAATCATACTGAACGTATGAAAAGCTTAATCCACCACTCGCGGTTAGTAGATCTCAGTAGTTTTCTGGATGAATCCTTGCATCAAATGGTTGGGGAACTGAATAACGCCAGACTTCATCAACTCTGTAACAGCGAAGTGGAAGCCTATCTCGACACAGTCACCGAAGGTATCCAGCTTCTTGCCAAAACGGCTCTGCCAAACATGACACAGGAAGCCAAGCTGGAGCGCTTTAGTCAGGTAGAAAAGAATTTTGGTCGCCCGGCTCTGATGTTAAGCGGTGGCGGCACATTCGGGATTGCTCACATTGGCGTGGTTAAATCGTTATTTGATCAACACCTACTGCCAGACATTGTTTCGGGAACGAGTATGGGCTCAATTGCGGCAGGTATTATCGCAACGCACACCGATGAAGAACTGGCCGAGTTATTTAATACCCCTGAGAAAGCCCACTACCAACCATTGAAGCCTCTGCCTTTGAAGCAAAAAATCAAACAAGGCTCGTGGATGGATGAAACACAATTAAAGTCATGTATTGAAAGCAATATAAAACCCTACACCTTTGCCGAGGCGTATCAGAAAACAGGGCGAAGCGTTAGCATCACCGTCTCCCCTACTCGACCGGGTCAGAAACCAAGAATATTGAATCATCTGACGGCACCTGATGTGTTGATTACTACGGCTTCGAAGGCATCGTGTTCCGTTCCGGGGCTTTTCCCTCCTGCGTCACTTAAAGCCAAAAGATCAGGTACTAATGAAGCAGAACAGGATTACCTCCCTTCAGAAACGTGGTGTGACGGAGCCATTGCATCCGATATCCCAAGGCAACGAATCAGCCGTTTATTCAACGTTAATTACTTTATCGTGAGTCAGGCCAACCCCCACATTTTGCCTTTCGTAACTCAACGACAAAAGCCAGGAATATCAGCCCTTATAAAAGATGCGGCCATCTCATCTTTGGTAAGCCAAGGCAATGCCATGATCAAGCTCGCCCAGCGCCGAATCACCAGACAACCGTTCAACGCAAGCCTCAGCTATGCCGAACTCTTACTGGATCAAGATTACTTGGGCGATATCACAATCCACCCTGAATTCCCCATTGGCTGGTATAAGAAGTTTATGATTAACCCGAATGAGGAAGAACTGAAATTCCTTATTTTGAAAGGCGAACAAGCCACATGGCCCCACCTACAAATGATCAGAAACCAAACGCGGATTAGTAATACGCTTAGGGCTTGTATTCAGGAGATGAAGAAAGACTAA
- a CDS encoding acetoacetate decarboxylase family protein, which translates to MKIKLISLITGVVLNAIIFSSWAGTATNAEENTQAVNTDNNVTTSSSIIDIAGYQVPVVAGGLYDRYRSNPPLHVIQSEAPNVDLSWFKQLRKTKVDIGFESYSPNFYYKNSKVTAVFTADIDRLRELMPSEVLEQVQPLQIWPGRGLVAFTAYAYHYCDNDSYNEIALSIITNEPGSSNLGPLTLVGQSMSKDFWGYVLKLPVDTELARVRGIVGYNLPKWLTRINLSENDQTVTYEIYDSKTGKVDVTFEAQKLEDLSMDAALVTNSFTNINAKGQLTTGYAVSRQLSYGSNSDNDSVNLKLNDGELSQYIKSLKLGDMVKYEYVPEFQSALYAPELLTQN; encoded by the coding sequence ATGAAGATCAAACTTATTTCACTCATAACCGGTGTCGTACTGAACGCTATAATATTCTCTTCGTGGGCTGGAACAGCAACCAATGCAGAAGAAAACACGCAAGCGGTTAATACAGATAACAATGTAACTACAAGCAGCTCAATCATTGATATTGCAGGCTACCAAGTGCCAGTCGTTGCAGGTGGCTTGTACGACAGATACCGCTCAAACCCACCATTACACGTGATTCAATCCGAAGCTCCCAATGTAGATTTAAGTTGGTTCAAACAACTCAGAAAAACCAAAGTGGACATCGGCTTTGAATCCTACTCGCCCAACTTCTATTACAAAAACAGTAAAGTAACTGCGGTGTTTACTGCGGATATTGATCGCCTCAGAGAATTGATGCCTTCGGAAGTTCTAGAGCAAGTTCAGCCCCTTCAAATCTGGCCAGGTCGAGGGCTAGTCGCCTTTACTGCTTACGCCTATCACTACTGCGATAACGACAGTTATAACGAAATTGCCTTGTCGATCATTACCAACGAACCAGGTAGCTCCAACCTAGGCCCGCTGACACTGGTTGGTCAGTCAATGTCAAAAGACTTCTGGGGTTACGTGCTTAAGCTTCCTGTAGATACGGAACTTGCAAGAGTCCGTGGGATTGTTGGCTACAACCTGCCGAAATGGCTCACCAGAATCAACCTAAGCGAGAACGATCAAACGGTAACCTATGAAATCTATGACAGTAAGACAGGTAAAGTAGACGTCACTTTTGAGGCGCAAAAGCTGGAAGACCTATCTATGGACGCAGCATTGGTAACCAACAGCTTCACAAACATAAATGCGAAAGGCCAGCTCACCACAGGCTATGCGGTATCAAGACAACTAAGCTATGGCTCCAACTCAGACAACGACTCAGTGAATCTGAAATTGAACGATGGAGAACTGTCTCAGTACATCAAGTCGTTAAAGCTGGGGGATATGGTGAAATACGAGTACGTACCTGAATTCCAAAGTGCGCTGTATGCACCTGAGTTGCTGACGCAGAACTAA
- a CDS encoding NAD-dependent epimerase/dehydratase family protein, which translates to MQTILGANGQIGRELALSLKRDFTSDLRLVSRNPQKVNDTDALVRADLMDRDQTIRAVEGSEIVYLTAGLPMDTKMWVECWPTMMRNVIDACLTHGARLVYFDNTYMYPQTDAPQTEDSHFEPNGEKGKVRAEIVQDLLINMSKGKLEALVCRAPEFYGPGQTQSITNTTVIEPLLSGKKAKVFLRDDTLRTLIYTPDASRAMALLGNTPDAYSQTWHLPCDDNRLTYKKFVELAALTFGTEANYTVLKQWQLSFAGLFNQTLRDATELLPRYKTDNIFVSDKFKTRFPDFEVTTFQDGLVAILREHVGS; encoded by the coding sequence ATGCAGACAATTTTGGGAGCAAACGGACAAATTGGCCGGGAGTTGGCCTTAAGCTTAAAACGAGATTTTACCAGTGATCTTCGATTGGTCAGCCGGAATCCGCAGAAAGTGAATGATACAGACGCCTTGGTTCGGGCAGATTTGATGGATAGGGATCAAACCATCCGAGCCGTAGAGGGTTCAGAGATCGTCTATTTGACTGCTGGGCTTCCGATGGACACCAAAATGTGGGTTGAGTGTTGGCCTACCATGATGCGTAACGTGATTGATGCCTGCCTGACTCATGGTGCGCGATTAGTGTATTTCGATAACACCTACATGTACCCACAGACGGATGCGCCTCAAACTGAAGACAGTCACTTTGAGCCGAACGGTGAGAAAGGGAAGGTGCGGGCGGAAATCGTTCAGGATCTGCTGATTAACATGTCTAAAGGAAAATTGGAGGCATTGGTGTGTCGCGCGCCGGAATTTTACGGCCCTGGCCAGACTCAGAGCATCACCAATACTACAGTTATTGAACCTCTGTTGTCTGGTAAAAAAGCCAAAGTGTTCTTGCGTGATGATACGTTGCGAACCTTAATTTATACGCCTGATGCCAGCCGCGCTATGGCGTTACTGGGGAACACGCCCGATGCCTACTCACAGACCTGGCATCTGCCATGCGATGATAATCGACTTACTTACAAAAAATTTGTTGAGTTGGCCGCACTGACCTTCGGTACAGAAGCTAACTACACAGTGCTAAAACAATGGCAGTTAAGTTTTGCGGGTCTATTTAATCAAACGTTAAGGGATGCCACTGAGCTGTTGCCGCGATATAAGACAGATAACATTTTTGTGTCGGATAAGTTTAAAACACGTTTCCCTGACTTTGAGGTGACAACATTTCAGGATGGACTGGTCGCCATTTTGAGAGAGCATGTTGGTAGTTAA
- a CDS encoding MerR family transcriptional regulator produces MKIGELSKITGLASSRIRFYESIGLLQVVKRQANGYRDYPPEAITVLNLIDVAQQAGFTLDELRALLPPDLTQWDHEFLVKALHQKLEDIELLQKKLAENKSKLLEVLKEVEAKPEDMDCDDNARRVLSQFNIG; encoded by the coding sequence ATGAAAATCGGAGAGCTATCCAAAATCACAGGACTTGCATCCTCTCGTATTCGTTTCTACGAAAGCATTGGGCTGCTACAAGTTGTAAAGAGACAAGCCAACGGTTATCGAGACTACCCACCCGAAGCCATCACTGTGCTAAACCTGATCGACGTTGCTCAACAGGCAGGTTTCACGTTGGATGAACTTCGTGCCCTGCTGCCACCGGATTTAACACAATGGGATCATGAATTTCTCGTAAAAGCGCTACACCAAAAACTGGAAGACATTGAGCTACTTCAAAAAAAACTGGCCGAGAACAAATCTAAACTACTCGAAGTGCTCAAAGAAGTAGAAGCAAAACCCGAAGACATGGACTGCGACGACAACGCTCGACGAGTCCTGTCTCAATTCAATATTGGGTGA
- a CDS encoding alpha/beta hydrolase, producing MRIVITFISFLMLSCFAQAELVSQSDWEADRLYGFDDKTLYFPDDYDGAVTAHLVRKLAQGNSNKAVLYVHGFVDYFFQEELAQRYNEQGYNFYALDLRKHGRSLMDHQHPNFMFDVSEFYEELDAAVSIIRNDEGNDKLLLNAHSTGGLITALYTVDRQNSKPFDAIVYNGPFFDINDAFLNINSYYLLPEVLKSIASINPFGATGMTIPVQYGESLHVSERGEWDYDLNLKPIYSFPIYWGWLKGVIDAQQRLQKGLDIQVPVLVMYSTKSSTPFFNFWRDEFQETDVILDVKDINRISDVLGNHVTEIRVEGGVHDLTLSKEAVRNRVYDDMLIWSNAYVN from the coding sequence ATGCGAATAGTAATAACCTTTATTAGCTTTTTAATGTTGTCTTGTTTCGCCCAGGCGGAATTGGTATCTCAGTCGGATTGGGAGGCGGATCGCCTTTATGGGTTTGATGACAAGACTCTGTACTTCCCAGATGATTACGATGGTGCCGTAACGGCGCACTTGGTTCGTAAATTGGCTCAAGGTAACTCTAATAAAGCGGTGTTGTATGTTCATGGTTTTGTTGATTACTTCTTTCAGGAAGAATTGGCTCAGAGATACAACGAGCAAGGCTATAACTTCTATGCTTTGGATTTGAGAAAGCATGGTCGTTCTTTAATGGATCATCAGCATCCGAATTTTATGTTTGATGTGTCAGAGTTTTACGAAGAGCTTGATGCCGCTGTTTCGATCATTCGAAATGACGAAGGTAACGATAAACTTCTGCTTAATGCTCATTCAACGGGTGGCCTGATTACTGCGCTTTATACTGTGGACCGTCAGAACAGTAAGCCTTTTGACGCCATTGTTTATAACGGGCCATTTTTCGATATCAACGATGCGTTCTTGAACATCAACTCCTACTACCTATTGCCTGAGGTATTGAAGTCGATTGCTTCAATCAACCCGTTTGGTGCAACAGGCATGACCATTCCTGTTCAGTATGGCGAGTCGCTTCATGTGTCTGAACGAGGCGAGTGGGATTACGATCTGAACCTGAAACCTATCTATAGTTTTCCGATTTATTGGGGATGGTTGAAAGGCGTGATTGATGCTCAGCAACGTCTTCAGAAAGGTTTGGATATTCAGGTGCCTGTTCTGGTGATGTATTCAACCAAGTCTTCCACGCCGTTCTTTAATTTCTGGCGCGATGAGTTTCAGGAAACGGATGTGATTCTGGATGTGAAAGACATCAACCGTATTTCAGATGTACTTGGTAATCACGTGACTGAAATTCGTGTGGAAGGTGGTGTTCATGACCTGACGCTATCTAAAGAAGCCGTGAGAAACCGTGTGTATGATGACATGTTGATTTGGTCAAATGCTTATGTGAACTGA
- a CDS encoding alkene reductase: MSDVHNIFSEIQLGDIKLKNRALMAPLTRARAVDHVPTDMMAEYYAQRAGAGLIIAEATMVMEGNSAFVNEPGVYSQEQIEGWRKVTDAVHAKGGKIVLQLWHGGRACHPDLNEGNTPVAASPIAITDSEVHTPNGKKAYTVPRALETSEIPTIVAGFKQAAINAKEAGFDGVEVHGANGYLLDNFLRDGTNQRDDQYGGSIENRARLLFEVLEAVIDVWGSGKVGLRTSPLNSFNSMKDSDPVALTTWLAEYLNQFDLAFWDLMRTDFYGQQTGDVITPARKLYKGNLVGNMGYSHEEASAAIGDNQLDAVAFGVPFISNPDLVERFAANADLNQADPNTFYMGGAEGYIDYPTMN; encoded by the coding sequence ATGTCCGATGTTCATAACATTTTTTCTGAAATCCAACTGGGTGATATCAAGCTAAAGAACCGAGCTTTGATGGCACCATTAACTCGTGCACGTGCAGTTGATCATGTACCAACTGACATGATGGCCGAGTATTACGCACAACGAGCAGGCGCAGGCCTGATCATTGCCGAAGCCACGATGGTGATGGAGGGAAACTCTGCATTTGTTAATGAACCAGGTGTCTACTCTCAAGAACAAATTGAAGGCTGGCGAAAAGTCACTGACGCTGTACACGCCAAGGGCGGTAAGATTGTTCTTCAACTCTGGCATGGAGGTCGAGCTTGCCACCCGGATCTTAACGAAGGCAACACTCCAGTTGCAGCAAGCCCCATTGCCATCACTGATTCAGAAGTTCACACCCCGAACGGAAAAAAGGCATACACAGTGCCTCGCGCATTAGAAACCAGCGAAATTCCAACCATCGTAGCAGGCTTCAAACAAGCCGCAATAAATGCCAAAGAAGCCGGTTTTGACGGTGTCGAAGTTCACGGTGCGAACGGTTATCTCCTGGATAACTTCCTTCGTGATGGAACGAATCAGCGCGACGATCAATACGGTGGTTCTATTGAGAATCGTGCGCGCTTGCTGTTTGAAGTACTGGAAGCCGTGATCGATGTATGGGGCTCAGGCAAAGTGGGATTACGTACTTCTCCGCTTAACAGCTTCAACAGCATGAAAGACAGTGACCCTGTTGCCTTAACCACTTGGTTGGCGGAATACTTAAACCAGTTCGACCTAGCCTTCTGGGATCTAATGCGTACCGATTTCTACGGCCAGCAAACCGGCGATGTAATAACACCAGCACGCAAGCTGTACAAGGGAAATCTGGTCGGAAACATGGGCTACAGTCATGAAGAAGCCTCTGCTGCCATCGGTGACAATCAACTAGACGCCGTCGCCTTTGGTGTACCTTTCATCTCAAACCCGGATTTGGTTGAACGCTTTGCTGCCAATGCCGACCTTAACCAGGCTGACCCAAATACCTTCTATATGGGTGGTGCGGAAGGTTATATTGACTATCCGACAATGAACTAG
- a CDS encoding LysR family transcriptional regulator produces the protein MKQLGNWKVIVRNLETIDFRTLSVFVTTCQQMNLTQCAELMGLPKSTVSKAITKLEDHLEVKLLERSTRKIQITEAGQIVFNRAAQLVNEFKALTQDVQEMEQQVQGMLRISAPPTLGGFFTNYVLSPFMKQWPKIKVSLELSYDFDDLFSQGIDLALRVGQVADDRLVAKEIGYSTRVLVASSAYLEAHGYPSLPSDLVHHNCLRFQGNTENTPWTLVSEEKTVSVGVSSNFSCSNMQGLKSAAFAGLGIAQIPANELVCEWGEGKLVRILPEWHAVPMPIYLVYRSGLNKPKRLEAILEHILSMKEQFRFGPELLNSPKCKY, from the coding sequence GTGAAACAATTGGGTAATTGGAAAGTGATTGTTCGTAATTTGGAAACTATTGATTTTAGAACCTTATCGGTATTTGTAACGACCTGTCAGCAAATGAACCTAACTCAGTGTGCTGAATTAATGGGCCTACCCAAATCAACGGTCAGTAAGGCAATTACTAAACTTGAGGATCATTTAGAAGTTAAATTACTGGAGCGATCAACCCGTAAAATCCAGATCACCGAAGCCGGGCAAATCGTTTTCAATCGGGCGGCTCAGCTGGTGAATGAGTTTAAGGCGCTGACTCAAGACGTTCAGGAAATGGAGCAGCAAGTGCAGGGGATGCTGCGGATTTCTGCTCCTCCAACGTTGGGCGGCTTTTTCACGAACTATGTCTTGTCGCCTTTTATGAAACAGTGGCCAAAGATCAAGGTATCTTTGGAGTTGTCTTATGACTTTGATGATTTGTTTTCCCAAGGTATTGATCTTGCCTTACGAGTGGGGCAAGTGGCTGATGATCGTTTGGTGGCTAAGGAAATTGGCTATTCAACTCGGGTTTTAGTTGCCAGCTCTGCGTATCTTGAAGCGCATGGTTATCCCTCTCTGCCCTCGGACCTAGTTCATCATAATTGCCTTCGATTCCAGGGAAATACCGAGAATACGCCTTGGACGTTAGTGTCTGAAGAAAAAACGGTATCTGTTGGTGTGAGTAGCAACTTTTCCTGTTCTAACATGCAGGGCTTAAAAAGTGCTGCGTTTGCTGGTTTGGGCATTGCACAAATTCCTGCGAATGAATTGGTGTGTGAATGGGGCGAAGGAAAGCTGGTACGGATTTTACCTGAGTGGCATGCGGTGCCTATGCCTATCTATCTGGTGTATCGCTCAGGCCTGAATAAACCCAAGCGTTTGGAAGCTATATTGGAACACATTCTGTCGATGAAAGAACAATTCCGGTTTGGGCCGGAGTTGTTGAATTCGCCAAAGTGTAAGTATTAA
- a CDS encoding antibiotic biosynthesis monooxygenase family protein, with product MYVREFSFQSTPDKRPAIEALADTMFKFTKTLNGFISAHYLVSEDEKRYLSFTMWSTKDDAESAGEILGEKLGNALDDIAIAPPEILVSEVYHPKA from the coding sequence ATGTATGTTCGTGAATTTTCATTTCAGTCTACGCCTGATAAACGACCAGCCATCGAAGCGTTGGCTGATACTATGTTCAAGTTCACCAAAACATTAAATGGATTCATAAGCGCCCATTATTTAGTCTCGGAAGACGAGAAGCGGTATTTGTCCTTCACTATGTGGTCTACCAAGGATGATGCGGAGTCTGCTGGCGAAATTTTGGGAGAAAAGCTTGGTAATGCATTGGATGATATTGCAATTGCGCCACCTGAGATTCTGGTGTCCGAGGTTTATCATCCAAAAGCGTAG
- a CDS encoding cytochrome c: MNKSLLIIALVLGSSELNAQEFNQEIETRQKLFTEIEEKSDWVEDELEEDAPNWQDIENVSETLIKNTQQLETLFVTGSHENSRAKVSIWENHQEFKAALNDMLIGFESLHYASKLQKLTAAESGLEQAQDTCNGCHRRYRSLW; encoded by the coding sequence ATGAATAAATCGCTGTTAATAATCGCCCTAGTATTAGGATCGTCAGAGCTCAATGCCCAGGAGTTCAATCAGGAGATTGAAACCCGACAAAAGCTGTTCACCGAGATCGAAGAGAAATCCGACTGGGTAGAAGACGAGTTAGAAGAAGACGCACCCAACTGGCAAGACATTGAAAACGTATCAGAAACGTTAATTAAAAATACACAACAGCTAGAGACGCTATTCGTCACAGGCAGTCACGAAAACAGCCGGGCCAAGGTATCAATTTGGGAAAACCACCAAGAATTCAAAGCCGCCTTAAACGATATGTTGATTGGTTTTGAATCGCTGCACTACGCAAGCAAACTACAGAAGTTAACAGCCGCGGAATCAGGTCTGGAGCAAGCTCAAGATACCTGCAACGGCTGTCACCGTCGATATCGTTCTTTATGGTAG
- a CDS encoding cytochrome b/b6 domain-containing protein: MKVWDLPTRLYHWVQAVLFVGLLASGFSKEDMHSVLGISLFILIMWRISWGFVGSETSRFRQFVKSPKAVVIYLKGEGSPHARHSIGHNPAGGWMVVLMITVLLLQCCLGLLISGVIDLALLPELLISDTTLSWFEDAHFFLAYLLIGLVLVHLIAIAFYKLDKKPLVWAMIVGYQKANILFKKGNARREVVIASNTRALLMLVVSLFVTMAIIAPSIM, from the coding sequence ATGAAAGTTTGGGATTTACCAACACGGCTCTATCACTGGGTTCAGGCAGTCTTGTTCGTAGGGTTACTGGCTAGCGGTTTTTCGAAGGAGGATATGCATAGTGTTCTGGGAATCAGTCTGTTTATATTGATTATGTGGCGTATCAGCTGGGGATTTGTTGGGAGTGAAACCAGCCGCTTTAGGCAATTTGTAAAATCACCTAAAGCGGTTGTTATCTACCTCAAAGGAGAGGGCTCACCACATGCAAGACACAGCATAGGGCACAACCCTGCGGGTGGTTGGATGGTGGTGCTTATGATCACTGTCTTATTGCTTCAATGTTGTTTAGGGCTTTTGATTTCAGGGGTAATTGATTTAGCTTTGCTACCCGAGCTGTTGATCAGTGACACTACATTAAGTTGGTTTGAAGATGCACATTTCTTTTTGGCCTACCTGTTGATCGGATTGGTCTTAGTGCACTTGATAGCGATCGCTTTCTATAAACTCGATAAGAAACCCTTGGTATGGGCGATGATTGTTGGGTATCAGAAAGCGAATATCTTGTTTAAGAAAGGCAATGCAAGAAGAGAAGTGGTTATTGCATCCAATACCAGAGCACTTTTGATGCTAGTTGTTTCACTATTCGTTACTATGGCAATTATTGCGCCTTCAATAATGTGA
- a CDS encoding MarR family winged helix-turn-helix transcriptional regulator: protein MSVEFDRQSSFGWLINVMAGQASKMFDTELKKHGLTIALWPTLMCLWEEEGVTQRDIAIKSKVENSTTTRTLDKLEKLALVERRPDPASRRSFRIYLTEKGKALKDTLLPIPVAVNQELLSVLDEQEQAQLIQLLKKMVSSVQPAGYSNEHRANSTR, encoded by the coding sequence ATGAGTGTTGAGTTTGATCGTCAAAGCAGCTTTGGCTGGCTGATTAATGTCATGGCCGGGCAGGCTTCAAAAATGTTTGATACCGAGTTAAAAAAGCATGGATTAACAATAGCGCTATGGCCAACTCTAATGTGTTTATGGGAAGAGGAAGGCGTGACTCAGCGGGATATCGCAATCAAGTCTAAGGTTGAAAACTCAACTACGACCAGAACACTTGATAAGTTGGAAAAACTGGCGTTAGTTGAACGTCGACCCGATCCAGCCAGTCGACGATCCTTTCGAATTTATTTAACCGAAAAGGGCAAAGCTCTTAAGGATACGCTATTGCCCATACCGGTGGCAGTGAATCAAGAGCTTCTTAGTGTCTTGGATGAGCAAGAACAAGCACAATTGATCCAGCTGCTGAAAAAGATGGTTAGCTCAGTTCAACCTGCAGGCTATAGTAACGAGCACCGAGCAAATTCAACCCGTTAA
- a CDS encoding alpha/beta hydrolase, with protein MNKVTFPNTNGLDITLAGLINFPENFDENGAYPAIVVSHPGGGVKEQTAGTYAKKLAEHGFVAIAYDASYQGESTGQPRQLENPHVRTEDISAVIDYLTTLNYVDNERIGAMGICAGAGYTANAAINDRRIKAVGTVSMVNIGQMFRNGWDNNVKDSDAIPYIEAGSGARTSDASGAEIATMPMAPLNEEDAPNEELRQAWEYYHTDRAAYCTAPGFATARSLNQIITYDAFFKSEAFLTQPLLMVVGSDAGSKWMSDDLMERAASSDKQMHIVNGANHMSLYDGESDIAEALSVLTPFFARTL; from the coding sequence ATGAACAAAGTTACCTTCCCAAATACTAATGGCTTGGATATCACCCTGGCTGGTTTGATTAACTTCCCAGAGAACTTTGATGAAAATGGGGCATATCCTGCAATCGTTGTTTCTCACCCTGGTGGTGGAGTCAAAGAGCAAACGGCTGGAACTTACGCTAAGAAGCTAGCGGAACATGGGTTTGTTGCTATTGCTTATGATGCGTCTTATCAGGGTGAAAGCACGGGGCAGCCGCGTCAGCTTGAGAACCCTCATGTTCGTACTGAAGATATCAGTGCAGTCATTGATTACCTTACGACACTCAACTATGTAGACAATGAACGTATTGGCGCAATGGGCATTTGTGCCGGTGCCGGTTACACCGCAAATGCTGCAATCAATGATCGTCGCATCAAGGCTGTAGGTACTGTGAGCATGGTGAACATTGGTCAGATGTTCAGAAATGGATGGGATAACAATGTTAAAGACAGTGATGCTATTCCATACATAGAAGCGGGTTCTGGCGCTAGAACTTCGGATGCGAGCGGTGCTGAGATTGCCACCATGCCTATGGCGCCACTCAATGAAGAAGATGCTCCAAATGAAGAGCTTCGTCAGGCTTGGGAATACTACCACACGGATCGCGCTGCTTATTGTACAGCTCCTGGTTTTGCAACCGCTCGTAGCTTGAATCAGATCATTACTTACGATGCATTCTTCAAATCAGAAGCCTTTTTAACTCAACCATTATTGATGGTAGTTGGAAGTGATGCGGGCAGTAAGTGGATGAGCGACGATCTAATGGAACGAGCAGCAAGCAGTGATAAGCAGATGCACATTGTGAATGGGGCTAACCACATGAGTCTATACGATGGCGAATCTGACATTGCTGAGGCTCTCAGTGTGCTTACTCCGTTCTTTGCACGCACTTTGTAA